One Mus pahari chromosome 10, PAHARI_EIJ_v1.1, whole genome shotgun sequence genomic window, AGAAGGGCttgtctcccctttcctttcccagttcTTGGTTTGGGGCACCCTCATCTTCATCCCATCACACTGTGCTCAACCCCAAAGGCATGTTTGTAGGGCGGGGACCTACTGGGTTCCACCTGGGTGGGGCGCGAGGTTGGTCCTAAGATTCTGGGTCCCAACTCTGATCCTGCCCAGCCTACAGACTACAAGAGAGGATCCTGGCGTCTGAGCCTCCGGGGTCACCACCATGAGGCCACTTCTTGCCCTTCTGTTTCTGGGTCTGGTGTCAGGCTCTCCTCCTCTGGACGACAACAAGATCCCCAGCCTGTGTCCCGGGCAGCCCGGCCTTCCAGGCACACCAGGTCACCATGGCAGCCAAGGCCTGCCTGGCCGTGACGGCCGTGATGGCCGCGACGGTGCACCCGGAGCTCCGGGAGAGAAAGGCGAGGGCGGGAGACCCGGTAAGAAGTCATTTTCGTTGCAGTGCATGGGTATATCCTAGTGAGCACAGCAACTGCTCTGCTGGATCCTTTGGGGGTCAGGGGTTCCGCCAGGGGGCGCTACTCTCCCTCCATTCCAGTCGGCTGGAGTGGGGCGAGGTGGGCTGTGGATGGAGGGGGATGAGTCAGCCCCAGGGAATCAGAAACCCTGATCCCTCAACTCAGCACTTCGGATCTGCTCCCGGCGGCTCCtaatttcttcccttcccctctccatcccctgcaGGACTACCTGGGCCACGTGGGGAGCCCGGGCCGCGTGGAGAGGCAGGTCCCGTGGGGGCTATCGGGCCTGCGGGGGAGTGCTCGGTGCCCCCACGATCAGCCTTCAGTGCCAAGCGATCCGAGAGCCGGGTACCTCCGCCAGCCGACACACCCCTACCCTTCGACCGTGTGCTGCTGAATGAGCAGGGACATTACGACCCCACTACTGGCAAGTTCACCTGCCAAGTGCCTGGTGTCTACTACTTTGCCGTCCACGCCACTGTCTACCGGGCCAGCTTGCAGTTTGATCTTGTCAAAAATGGGCAGTCCATCGCCTCTTTCTTccagttttttggggggtggccCAAACCAGCCTCGCTCTCAGGGGGTGCGATGGTAAGGCTAGAACCTGAGGACCAGGTGTGGGTGCAGGTGGGCGTGGGTGATTACATTGGCATCTATGCCAGCATCAAGACAGACAGTACCTTCTCTGGATTTCTCGTCTACTCTGACTGGCACAGCTCCCCAGTCTTTGCTTAAAACACAGAGAACCCGGAGCTGGCACTTGCTCCTTAGTGGAGGCTGTGACACTGACCATCGCAGCGCATACCAGGAGGGCTGGCCCCCTGGAATATTGTGAATGACTAGGAAGAGAGGGAGCCACTTCCGGTCCCACTGCTGGCAACGAACGGAGACAGAGGCTGTCTGAGGTCAAGACAGCGTGGAGCAGTGGCTCGGTTTCTGCCCAGGACTGTAGAATGTGGTAGGCTGGTAACTGTGGGTCCTGGCCCAGGACTCCAAGGTGGGATGCTCCATTCCTAGTTCTGTAACCCCTCTAGGTCCCTGACTCCATCTCTCCTGCTCACAGGGCAGCCTTTTTCTCAGAGGTCACTTAATAAACCGAAAATCCTCCcagttttctccctttcttctgagGATGCACAGCAGGCggcttcctgggggagggggggaatgggGCCATGACACAGAGGTACAAGCGAGCAGACCTAGAAAAACTGGCCCCACAGAGCTGCCACCTACATGTGGAGTTGCTGAACCCCTGCCTGACCAGGGGTTAACTTCTGATCTAGGGCTTTGGCCACTCAGAAAAAGGGACACATTTTTCTAATTCAGAGATGCCAAACCAAGGGGAAGCAGCCACTGTCTGCTCTGACAAAGACCCTGCATGCCAGGGGGTGATAAAGATACCCGCTTTCTTAGATAACTAGAAAGTTATCGCTGCCACCCCACCCAGAGATAAGTAGTTCCCGAGGTGACCACAAGGGGGTGCCTGAGCTCCAGACTGCAACGGTGTAAGGGCTGGGCTTCCAAGGTGGTTAGGGGAACGGATATTAAGGTCTGCAGAAAGAATTCCAGATGGGAGTAAAAGAAAAGGAGGTCCTTGGCCCCAGCCCGGCTCAGGAAGTTTATCTTCCCTAATAAAATGTTTATCCTCCACATTATACAGAGACTGCAAGGAGCCAGGCTTCAACTCCCTGGTGGGGAGGCAAGCCCTGCCACAGGTCTCCAATCTGAGGTGGAGAACTTGTCTCCACTGTGCTGGGCACAGCTTGGGTGGGCCAAGCCATTAAGTCTGAGGCTGACCACAGGCCCCCCGAGGGCTCACCTCTTGTGACACTCAGTTTAACTGGCTCAGACTAATGATAACAAACACACCCAGGTTTGCCAGTCCCAGTCCTCCCTCAGGACCCAGCATCTTCTCCCTCAGCCAGAGAACAGTCACAGGCGCTGTGCTTCTACATGTCACATTAAACTATGGGGGCGATCCCCTAATTTCCTTCTGGCAGTGGGAGGGCAACTGTATCTGGGGGTTCTAGGCTTCCTGTGTCTTCCAGATAGGCCCATAGGCTCTAATTCACACCTGCAGCAAAAGGTCCTACGCTCCAGCCCATCACAGTACCAGACCCTGTATCAAGACACAAAATAAGACGCAGGGCATGGGGCAAAGTGGCACTCATCTTTACTCCCGGcacttgggagttcaaggccagcttggtgagttccagaacagtcagggatacacacagaaaccctgtctcaaaacaaacaaacaaacaaacattctgGCCCCTCCAGGAATGGGAGGGCAGACTGGCCTCTAGGCAGCAGACTCTGCTCCTCCTGGAAAGGTTAGCACTGTAGGAAcacaggaagaacagggacaagtTCACATTCCGCTCATAAGGGCTTATAACCCAGTACAGAGAAGGCGACTCAGAACCACGGACTGCAAGGCAGGTCAGAAGGGCAAGCATTAAGCAGCCATGCTTGCTGTGGGTTTTCCTCCTGGCACCGCCAGTCACACAATCTCCTCATCCCCACCCTGGAGCTCGCAATCCAGGTGCTCACTCACTTCTTACTCTAGGCCAGTCTCAAAAGACCTGGAGACAACACCAGCTGCTGGCACTCGCAAGGACCACACTCAGAGCTGTCAACGGAACTTTATTCATAGAAACGGGGCAGTCTGACAGACTTAATGGAGCTATGACCCCTGAGGcccagccccttgtttggacCCTAGGAAAAGTGCAGAATGGCCTCTCCACTGCCAGAGAAAGCCCAGGAGGAATGCTATGTTCTATGCCAGGTAGGGAATGAGTAGACATCTGGTTGGTCCTTCTGAGGCTCCCCATAGAGCTGGGGTGCCTGAAGGTGAATGGGCCCAAAGCCAGGTGTAGCTGCACCCCTGTACTCAGGGATAAACTCCTGACCCCAGGTCCTGGTCAAGTTGGGAGTCTTTAAAAGACAGTGACAGGCAGAAGTGGCTCTAAGGGCATCTGCGAGTTTCTACTCCCAGACCTACCAGGGCAGAGGCTCTGGCTGAACATAAAGGTTCAAGATCATTGCAAaccaagacaaagcaaaaaagagaaaaaagaatcaaGATCACTCCAAGGCCCATGAGTTGCCAAAATCCTCAAACGACACTGAtgtggcatggcatggcatggcctGGAGGAAAGGACCAAAAACTCCAACAAAAGAGCCAGAAGCAGAGAAGGACAGGCATCTGAGTGGGCCCTGGCAGGCGCAGCAGAAGAGCCCACCACAGTCTCAGGGCCCTTGCATAGTGACATACTCACCACCCTCATCATCTCAGGGCCCCACACAGGGTTTAGAGAAAGTGTTACTCTGTCCCACCCAGACTGGAGTCTTCCAGAGTATTCCAGCTACACAGCCTGGATATATGGCTTGAGGCTTGGCAGAGTCGCCTTCGGGGGACAAAGAAGACTCAGGCCAGAACCCAGAGGCAAAATGTTGATGCCATCCCGGCGTGTGGCGTCCCGGTGTGTGGCGCGCAGAggatgggcaggcaggcaggcagggagtcTTCAGAGGTAGACATTGAGGGTCTGCAGGATGCTGCGGCGGCAGAGCGGGCAGTTGCGGTGGTAAACCGGGTGACGCATGAGGATCTCGGTGCAAGCCTGGCACAGGCACAGGTGCCGGCAGGGCAGAAGCAGCACCGTCTTGCTCTGGTCCTGGCAGATAACGCACTTCTTCcgctcttcctgctccttcagcAACTTCCACGGGTCCTGCCCAGTTGCAGGCTCGTCCTCGTTGAGTCTCTCTCGGCCTCTGGCCGGGGCTGCTCTGAtgacctcctcttctgcttcagGAGGAGTGTCCCGTGGCTGGATCCTGGCTGAGGACACCCTCCTGGGGACACCTTGGGGGGCTCCTGGTGCTCCTCCCCGATTTGGCCAGCTGGCCAGTTGTAGGCTGCGGCTCCAGACTCTGCGCCAAGCCTCCAGACCTAGTGGAAGGCGAGACAGCCGGACGATATCCTCCCGAAGCCGGTGGTAGGACGGGTGGGTGTGAAGCTGGCCGAGAGCTTGGGTGGCCAGCCTCAGGGTTTGTTCTGGGTGCAACACAATCAAAATCACTGCCAGCACGCAAGCCAGCAACACCAATCCAGTGAGGTGGAAAACCACACAGCTGGCCAGCAGGCGGCCGGCGGAGGCCAACAGCTCCAGTGCTAGCTGGCAGGGGGTCCACAGGAGAATAGCCATGGCCACAGCACTGCTGGAGATGTGAGCGAGGAAAGCAGCCACCACGTCCGTCATCCTCCAAAGAGGCCCCGTCACTGCATCCCACAGGGCCAGCACCAGGGAGAAGAAGTTCTGAGTGCCGATGAGGCAGATGTTGACCAGACTGTTGATCACATAGGCCACCAGGCTCATGGCAATAGCACAGATGTCACAGGCCTGGCGCAGCAAAGCATGGCCATTGGAGACCATGTTCAGGATGCCCCTATTCAGCAACTCCCGGCTCCTCAGAGCTCCGTGGGAGGCCAGGTGCCCCAGTAGCTTTAAGCTCTCCAAGCCGGAGCAGCAGCTATAGAGGAGCGTCCCCAAGGCCTGCAGTCCCCCGAAGGTAAAGCGGACCACCGCTTCAACTAGGGCCAGCAAAGAAAGCAGGACCCCTCGACCCAAGTGCAGAAGACTGGTCAGTACCGTGTGTGGCAGATTGTAGATGAAGGCCAAGAGCCAGGCCAGGGTAGCCAGGAGGGAGGACACGAGCAGGAAGTTGAGATCCAACATCAAGGTCAGCAAGTCCAGCATCAGGCCCACCCCATTCACCACCAGGTAGACAGCCTCCATGATAGGGCCGCGGAGGTCAGGACCAAAGGAAGGCTGGCGCCTCGGCGGCGGCGGGGTCAAGGTTGCCACGACTGTGGCGAGATCGGAGCGAATGCGGAAGGGATGCGAACGTCTAACCCAGGGACACCCGAGGGCTACAGACGCGGGCTGCACGGACGACTTCTACAGGAGGGAGCGGCGGCCCGGCATGGAAAGCGGAACGTTCGGGAGCCAAGAGGTGAAACATCCCTGCCGTGACAGCCGAGCCCGGACCGGACGGAGCCCCGCAGCTTTAGGAGCCCCGGGGCGGTGATCGCGGCCGGGCCGGCCACGGGTCAGACCCGGAGGAGACCCGCAAGGATGGGACGGCGTCCGGAAGGGCCGGGTCGGGGCCGGGTGGGGGCGGCGCAGGCTGGGCGCGGGCTCGCGGTCCAGCCCCGCAAGGGCCCCTGTCCCCGCCCGGCCCCTGTCCCCCCGCTCGCGGCGAGTGGCACCCGAGGGGAGCGCGGGAGCGAGAGTCAGCCTCGGCAAACCCGGAGCGCGGCCTCCGCTCCGCTGGGCGCCGCCATCTTGTTTGCGAAAGGACGCCAGCGGGCAGGGGGCGGGACTGTAGCCTGTGGCCAATCAGTGAGGGGCAACGGCAGAAATGTCGACAGACCACTGGTGGCTTTGAATGGCGCCCAAAGACAGGGTCCAATGAGAGGGGTGGAAATGTGTTTTTTTACAGCCCCCCTCCTCTTGGAGGTGGTGATAGGTCCGTTAGCATGTCGGTATCGtgtccccgccccaccccgccccgccccttaAAGAGCCAGAGCCACACTTTAATGAGGCTGCCCGAGAAGCCCCAGCTCCACCTGTTCCCGGTCCTGCGTGTTTTCTTTGAGCTCTGGGCTGGGATCTGGGATAGTACCGCCTCCGCGTCCCGCTGGGACCCCCTGCCTCATCtctttcatcatttatttttatcatttattaagcACTTATCATGCCTTGGAAATACAGCCCTTTTTAAGATTATCGTCTTATCTCAAGCTattcacaaagagaaaaagatcgTTAGGGGAGATCCGTTGTCATTGAGAAAAGGAGTCACAGAAAGAAGGAGCTCTGCTTTCTACCTTGACCCCTATCAGCATGTAGGCCATGTGTGCCCCACACATCAAGAGCCCCGGTGTTTTCTACGTACTCAGAGGTCTCTCGGGGTGACTGTCGTCCTTGTTAGCcttaattgtcaacttggcacagcctTGGAATCATCTGAGAGAAACCTCAATTTATGAGATGGCCCAGGTGGGTTTGGTCTATAAATTTGTCTGTGAGGGATTCTTTTGTTAATTGACAGAGGAGGGCCCAGCCAACTATGGGTAGCAACATTCCCTAGGCGGAGGGGTCCTGGACAGTGTAAAGCTTGTGGAGAGAGTGACCCAGGAACTGGACCAGCTAGCTAGCAGCAGCCTCCATGGTTGGCAAAGGTAATGTGTCACTCCAGGCGCCTGCCTTAACTTTCTGCCCCAGCTTCCCTCAAAGATGTACTGTGACCTGACGCTGCTTTTGGTcaaagtgttttatcacagcaacagaaagtaaacaggaCACTTATCCTTCCCCTGGTCACCGCTGTTTGTTTAATTTCCTACTTGTTTGGAATTCAGATTCTCTGTTGGCAACTCTGAACAGTGAGTAAGCCCTTCATTTCCTTCAAGCCTCGCACTGAATGAAGTGCACCCTCAGCACTATGTAGCGAGGCTTCGTAGGGGGACTTGGGAGGTACAGACAGGAAGGTCGGCTTCCCAGATACTTACCCATTTAAGGAAAGACAGTCTTGCtgggcggtggcgcacgcctttaatcccagcacttgcgaggcagaggcaggcagattttgaggccaacctggtttacagagtccaggacagccagagctacccagagaaatctccggggtgtgtgtgtgtggaggggggggggagtaagtAAATAAAGCCCAGCCAGTTAGCTTATACCTTAATGTCAGCacctaggaggtagaggcaggcagagctggtcAAGTTCCAGGACCAGCACTTcatagagactctgtctcaaaaaaaaaaaaagaaagaaaaagaaaaagaaaaagaaaagaataaagaaagaaaagaaaagaaccagagagatggctaagcaggttGTCAGGTACCAAATAGCAGAGCTGTTGACACTGtcagaagaggggctggagagatggctctgcagttaagagcactggctgctgttccagagaggtcctgagttcaattcccagcaaccacatggtggctcacaaccatctgtaatatggtctgatgccctcttctggcatgcaagtgtATATGCAGACAGAGCTCTCATTCACATTaaatatctagatagatagatagatagatagatagatagatagatagatagatagatgatagatagatagatagatagatgatagatagatagaccttGGATGCCCAAAGGCAGTCCCTGTCTTTCAGGCCCTTTTGCCTGATATGAGGTACACTAAACCAAAGCCACTTTTAATGAGTCATAGCCCGCCCTTGACCCGAGTCCCAGGTATGGGTAATGTGGGAAAGCCTAGCTCAGCAAACTTGGTGGAGGAAGTTTAAATTACTTGACCGTATGCTCTCTGGAAACCAGCTCGGAAGAAAGTCTGATACCTAGAGGCTCCTTGCGGGAACTAGAGCATCCCTGCAGGACTGGGAAGGTAAAGAGTTCTGGGAGAAGGGAAGCCCTCCAGGCCTGCGCTAGCAGCCAGGGCATCCGCACTGCTGGCGGCAAGGCCTTTCTTCTGCTTGGTAAGAGAAAGGCCAGCTGGACATGCGCAGGGCTTTCTTAGAGGTTCCAGGGTGTGTGGGGGCTAAGGGGCTGAGACCAGGACAGAGTGACCAATTCAAGAGGCTGTTCTGTGAGCTCCTTCATCTCCCAGGCAAACATTCAGTAAGATAAAGGTGTTTTAActgaaggttttctttttaatttatttaattttatttatttatttatttatttatttttatttttttattttttggtttttcgagacagggtttctctgtatagccctggctgtcctggaactcattctgtagaccaggctgtcctcgaactcagaaatccacctgcctctgcctcccgagtgctgggattaaaggcgtgcgccaccacgcccggctataattttatatttttaatatgcaaaTTAAAGCTAGGATCTAacccagtggtagagcatttgccttgcATAGGCAAAGCCTTAGGTTTCACCCctagcactgtgtgtgtgagtgtgtgtgtgtgtgtgtgtgtacgcgcgcgccctgagttcaatctccagcactgggtggggtgggggtggggagggaactATATGTGAAGGTAGATTCTAAGCCAAGCATGTTGGCTCATACCTACAGTCCCAGTTCGGgtagctgaggcagaaagatcaacgtgaatttgaggctagcctggtgtcTCAAAtatagagaaagacaaaggaagagggCTATTAACTGAAGGCTTGCTCTTTATTCCCGCCCTCGCCCCAGAGGCGTCCCTTCTGGTAGCATGCATGCTTTAGAGGTCACACACATACTAAGCTCTCTCTATAAAAGAATCCATGAAGGAGCGAGCGAGGCCACCTGCTCCTTCACAGCTGCGCTCAGCCCACCGAGGAGCTGCCATGAGCAAGccccgcctcccctcccccccaagctGAAGACGTGGATGCACAAGAAGTTATGGGAGACGTGTCCATGGAGACGTGCCGGCTTCCAGCCCTTTGCGGTGTTTGCAGTGCATGACCATGTGGAGATGCTAAGCAGTGGGCAGCAGCAGAACACTAGGAAACAGAAGGCGTGGGACAAGGTTAATAGCACCTGTTCACAGAGAAGTTCACAAAGGAACCGTTTCACTTTATCATACAATTGGGTCACGTAGGgttggccagatggctcagtggttaagaacacaagctgctcttccagaaggcctgcTTTTattcttcccagcacccacatggcagctcacaaccactagGGTCACTCCGCTTCCAAGGgtttgatgttctcttctgggcTCTGAGGACAGAGCAAAGAGgtggacatacatacaggcaaaacattcataaaataatcagctaaaagttgttttaaaaatcaggttaTGTGCACTTTcatatactttttttgttttgttttgttttggtttggtttggtttttcgagacagggtttctctgtgtagccctggctgtcctggaactcactctgtagaccaggctggcctcgaactcagaaatccgcctgcctctgcctcctgggattaaaggcatgcgccaccacgcccggctcatatacaattttttaaagatttatttacttttatttattcgaTTTGGTCCTTAGCCTGAATGTACATATGGGCATCCTGTACATAGGGAAAGCAGAAGAGGCAGGACAGGAGTTACACAGTTAATAGTAAGCCACAGctgccacatgtgtgctgggaacccgggtcttttgtaagagcagcaagtgctttgaccactaaaccatctctccagacctctgaAATTTTTTGATAAATAAACTTTTGTGGTACTAAAACAAAAagtagcctggcagtggtggcacacagcctTAAACCTAGCTTTcaagaggcagatctctgagttcaaggtcagcttggtcaacagagtgagttccaggatagccaggactatacagggaaaccatgactcaaaaaaaaaacaaaaacaaaaacaaaacaaaacaaaaacctgttaaTTCCTCTATCAATTAGGCAGAACCATCATTAACTCTAGCATTCATTTTGGAAGTAAAATATCTGGCTTAGATAAGTATCTTTCTAACTGGAACCTTGAGGTCCTACtacaactttttaaatgtttttcatcttattttatgagtatggggTTTCCCTGCATGAAGGTCGATGAACCACAGGAATGCAGTTCCCAAGGTGGCCAGGAGACGGCGCCAGATCCCACTGAACTGGAGAAttgggtgcagggaattgaacttggatcctccgGAAAAGCAACCTGTGCTAAGAGCAGTTGTTGAGCAGTCTTGTCAGCTCCTCTACTACCTCTTTATCTTCTGGCAAAGAGAAAGCTGGGAGTAGTGGTCAACGCTTAAAGTgcatgggaagtagaggcagaagagaaCCAGGAGAATCAAGGGCGGCCTGGGGtccaaaaaacccaaagcaagccgggtggtgatggtgcatgcctgtaatcccagcacttgggaggcagaggcaggtcgatctctgagtttgaggcccgctCCCTCTAtggagtgaattctaggacagtcaggactacacagagaaaccctgtcccaaaaacaaaacaaacaaacacaaagcaaaagcaaaacaaatatttaaaacgGGGATTATCCTTgaactcaaggcaatcctcctTCCTGAGCCTCCCCATTTATGCGTGTTTGTTTAAGAAGATGGTTTTTATTCCAGTCTGGGTCTAGCAGAAAACGTAAACTCTCCATGTTAAAACCCTCATTTTCAAAAGGGCAAGAAGGAGCCTTGGGAGCTTTTACAGCATGCTGGGGGAAAGCCCTGCTCAACAGACTTGTCCCTGGGGAACGGTAAGTGTCCCCTCTTTAAAAGATAGGCCTAATTTTGCAAATGGAAAAGGCTCCTTGGTGGAGTGGGGTCATCTACGGGTGAAAAGCATGGATTGTGACAGAtgagaggaagggaggctggGAGGTGACAGCTTTGTTTACAGTGCACCATGTCCCAAGGAAACCTTCTGGTCAAGTACTTGGCCCCCTGGCCGGCTGAGTAGAGTTGAGCACCCCataagctcatttttttttttttttcctacttgacAGCACATCAGAACCCACATCCTTGAAACATGAAGTCACTGAAGTACACAAAGGCCACAGTCTGTGGTTGTGCAGGGCAGAGGGGCACTTGGGTGTGCTTGCGGTTCCAGAAGGACCACAAATCCACAAATCACTGCCTGCCACCGCAGATGCCAATACACCCAGACTGGAAATGACTCTGAGCTATGACTTTCCAGAGAGCCAGCAAGCTGAGAAGAAAGAATTCACAACCTGGCGAGCAGGCCAGATATATCAGCACGTGCCTTTtaacccaacacttgggagacagaggcaggcaggtctctgtgagtttgaggccaggctattctgcacagcaagttccagaaccGCCACAGCTCCATCGTGAGACCACCAGGTCAGCTGCCCAGCCTTGTCTCTTGAGGGCGGAAGGGTTGGCACACTCTTCCTcgtcctcccccacctctgtacAGCTGGGTTTGCATGCACCCAAGGGGCTGGGGGACATTCCCCCTGCTGCTCCTCCTTCACCTGGTCTACAGGTTAACAGGCAGATCATTGGTGGTATTCCTGCTATTTGCAAAGTGCACCTGCAAATGCCATTCTATAGCAGGAAGTATAAATGCCTCCTCAAAGAATATGAGAGTCCCTATCTGTCCCTCTTGTCTCTGATAGGAGTATCAGGGGCACTCGCACTGGAGCCTGAGTCGGGGATTTTGATGCCCGCCTGGGTTCTACgtacacacaaaaatatgaagtggaaacttgagggttctttggaaagtctgttggatgatgttttgctgggacagACATGTGAAGGTGTGTTTTCCTGGAGTGGACACAGgttgaaaggctaaggcagacttgtgaaggaatgtttcactggAGCagacagatgaaaggatgttctgctatggcaagcatgtgaaagaacaCATGATGAGGGATTCTTTGctcacaacacacatgtattggtctgcctttcAATGCATAATGGAGCCTCCATTTGTCaagactccatagagagaaacaccaaaaaacttctggtgatgGGCTGCGTGGGCTTGGCTTGATTGACgaagtgatgtcagctgagacagatgcatgtgcaGAGGCAAGACTGTGAAGGACACGTGATGACTGGAGGGAATACAAAAAGGACTCTGGATAGTGACGGGGGTGGGTGGGCTAAGCAAGGCTTGCTTATAGAGTGCGCTGTGCAACGCTTGTTAGTCTCgtgtcttcgctgatcttcgcTTCaatgagagaggcacagctgagaacttctcctgacGTTCCTGCTGGCCcttgaggcctggctgtctctgctaggtagtgacTCCGCTgcgattcatgtttgctatcccgactctGTTGAGCCAGACTGCTGGTGTAGCTGTGGAGTGTTTGCCAGTGGAACGAGTTGccgctgctaacctgtgaactgaactgccaatttccagacacaGATGGGAGCTGccccaaagaacctttctaaacaggtccactttcctcccccacaacccccatcctttcttttctactacctctggtgggtggtgggctacaagggaggttaaagtgtttaagaaccatcattaaaaataaagtttggaaaaattaaagttacaaaaatatttttttttcttttttaaaatgtacattcaaatttttaattgtattttctttttgagatcaggtctcactatgtaggcctggctggccttgcACCGTTGATCTTCCTGACTTGGccccctgagtgttgggattactggATCCCTCACTCTAGCAATAAATACACACTTGAAGAGAAGTATGGATTGATGTTACAAGTGAGAGTAGAGTTCTCCTTGGGTGTTATTGAAAGCACCATTGATTTTTTTGAGTACTTacattttgctttgtcttgtgacagagtttcactatgtaacccagactggcttcaaattcgaGGCAATCTTCTGTATTAGCCTGCCACT contains:
- the C1qtnf5 gene encoding complement C1q tumor necrosis factor-related protein 5; amino-acid sequence: MRPLLALLFLGLVSGSPPLDDNKIPSLCPGQPGLPGTPGHHGSQGLPGRDGRDGRDGAPGAPGEKGEGGRPGLPGPRGEPGPRGEAGPVGAIGPAGECSVPPRSAFSAKRSESRVPPPADTPLPFDRVLLNEQGHYDPTTGKFTCQVPGVYYFAVHATVYRASLQFDLVKNGQSIASFFQFFGGWPKPASLSGGAMVRLEPEDQVWVQVGVGDYIGIYASIKTDSTFSGFLVYSDWHSSPVFA
- the Rnf26 gene encoding E3 ubiquitin-protein ligase RNF26, whose amino-acid sequence is MEAVYLVVNGVGLMLDLLTLMLDLNFLLVSSLLATLAWLLAFIYNLPHTVLTSLLHLGRGVLLSLLALVEAVVRFTFGGLQALGTLLYSCCSGLESLKLLGHLASHGALRSRELLNRGILNMVSNGHALLRQACDICAIAMSLVAYVINSLVNICLIGTQNFFSLVLALWDAVTGPLWRMTDVVAAFLAHISSSAVAMAILLWTPCQLALELLASAGRLLASCVVFHLTGLVLLACVLAVILIVLHPEQTLRLATQALGQLHTHPSYHRLREDIVRLSRLPLGLEAWRRVWSRSLQLASWPNRGGAPGAPQGVPRRVSSARIQPRDTPPEAEEEVIRAAPARGRERLNEDEPATGQDPWKLLKEQEERKKCVICQDQSKTVLLLPCRHLCLCQACTEILMRHPVYHRNCPLCRRSILQTLNVYL